One window of the Thermococcus sp. P6 genome contains the following:
- a CDS encoding FAD-dependent oxidoreductase, with product MRLTDHPILRFERGREVTIYFRGQPIRAHEGETVAAALHAAGIRVLNRSPNKNRPRGLFCAIGKCSSCLMVVNGIPNVRTCITPVKEGMVIEPQHGKARLPVNAKPPEFKEARKVRADIVVIGGGPAGLMAAIHAADAGASVILLDESPMLGGQLVKQTHKFFGKREQFAGVRGVEIARFLTDELRKRENVEAFVETSAIGIFQEGDEKLVLAVRKNREPIEFRGRAVVIATGAMEKTIPFENNDLPGIYGAGAIQTLMNTYGVKPGERALIVGAGNVGLILAYQLLQAGVSVEAIVEAMPKIGGYFVHAAKVRRLGIPILTGHTILRAEGKERVERAVVTRIDESWRPVPGTERVFEVDTIALAVGLRPSIELLQQAGCEIRYVRELGGHVAVRDEWMETNVRGIFVAGDSAGIEEATTAMLEGKIAGTAAALRLGIADESRVKEVEKALKDLEEFRSGPFGRHVLEGIRKAMVVEK from the coding sequence GTGCGCTTAACTGATCATCCCATTCTACGTTTTGAGCGCGGCAGGGAGGTTACGATCTACTTCAGGGGTCAACCGATCAGAGCCCACGAGGGGGAGACCGTTGCGGCGGCCCTTCATGCCGCAGGGATCAGGGTTCTCAACCGCTCCCCCAACAAAAACCGCCCCAGAGGCCTGTTCTGTGCCATAGGCAAGTGCTCCTCCTGCCTCATGGTCGTGAACGGAATACCCAACGTCCGGACGTGCATAACGCCGGTTAAGGAGGGTATGGTCATAGAACCCCAGCACGGAAAGGCCAGACTGCCGGTCAATGCAAAGCCGCCGGAGTTCAAAGAGGCGAGGAAGGTCAGGGCGGACATCGTGGTAATCGGCGGGGGCCCCGCGGGGCTTATGGCTGCCATTCACGCGGCCGACGCCGGAGCGAGTGTAATTCTTCTGGACGAAAGCCCGATGCTCGGCGGCCAGCTCGTCAAGCAGACCCACAAGTTCTTCGGCAAGCGCGAGCAGTTCGCCGGTGTCAGGGGGGTGGAGATAGCCAGATTTCTGACCGATGAGCTCCGCAAGAGGGAAAACGTTGAGGCCTTTGTGGAAACGTCCGCCATTGGCATCTTTCAGGAAGGGGACGAAAAGCTCGTTCTGGCCGTCAGGAAAAACCGCGAACCCATCGAGTTCCGCGGAAGGGCTGTGGTGATCGCCACGGGCGCTATGGAAAAAACCATACCCTTCGAGAACAACGACCTGCCGGGGATCTACGGTGCGGGGGCCATTCAGACGCTTATGAACACCTACGGCGTCAAACCCGGCGAGAGGGCTCTCATAGTTGGAGCGGGAAACGTGGGGCTTATACTCGCCTACCAGCTCCTTCAGGCGGGCGTTTCTGTTGAGGCCATAGTGGAGGCCATGCCGAAGATCGGGGGCTACTTCGTTCATGCGGCAAAGGTGAGGCGTCTGGGCATCCCGATACTAACGGGGCATACGATACTGCGCGCCGAGGGTAAGGAGAGGGTCGAGAGGGCGGTCGTGACGAGGATCGACGAAAGCTGGAGACCCGTTCCGGGAACCGAGAGGGTCTTCGAGGTGGATACGATAGCCCTCGCGGTCGGTTTGAGACCGAGCATTGAGCTCCTCCAGCAGGCCGGCTGTGAAATTCGCTACGTCCGTGAGCTCGGGGGGCACGTTGCCGTTAGGGACGAGTGGATGGAGACAAACGTAAGGGGCATCTTCGTGGCCGGCGATTCCGCGGGAATAGAGGAGGCCACCACGGCAATGCTCGAGGGAAAGATAGCCGGAACTGCCGCCGCCCTGAGGCTCGGCATAGCGGATGAAAGCCGGGTTAAAGAGGTTGAAAAGGCCCTGAAGGATCTGGAGGAGTTCCGCTCGGGACCTTTCGGCAGGCATGTGCTCGAAGGGATAAGGAAAGCCATGGTGGTGGAAAAATGA
- a CDS encoding 4Fe-4S dicluster domain-containing protein yields MSEIPDYLKRGYLTPEELFSVIPKPDEDRLRQRPVAVPECPQEIPCTPCMEVCPTGAITMPTPNSIPVVDYDKCIGCSLCVQACPGLAFFMVHYTGDKARITMPYELLPVPERGEDVVLLNRKGEPVGKGKVVTVVPREKSRGDTPIIVVEVPIGLAWEVRAVRVER; encoded by the coding sequence ATGAGCGAGATTCCCGACTACCTGAAAAGAGGATACCTAACCCCGGAAGAGCTCTTCTCGGTGATCCCGAAGCCGGACGAGGATCGTCTCCGGCAGAGACCCGTCGCCGTCCCGGAGTGCCCGCAGGAAATTCCCTGTACGCCCTGCATGGAGGTATGCCCCACGGGAGCGATAACCATGCCCACGCCGAATAGCATCCCGGTTGTGGATTACGATAAGTGCATCGGCTGTTCCCTGTGCGTTCAGGCCTGCCCGGGGCTGGCCTTCTTCATGGTTCACTACACTGGCGATAAGGCCAGAATAACGATGCCCTACGAGCTCCTCCCGGTTCCTGAAAGGGGTGAGGATGTGGTTCTACTCAACCGTAAGGGGGAGCCCGTTGGCAAAGGTAAGGTCGTCACGGTCGTACCGAGGGAGAAAAGCAGGGGGGACACGCCCATAATCGTCGTGGAGGTTCCCATTGGTCTGGCATGGGAAGTTAGGGCCGTGAGGGTTGAGAGGTGA
- a CDS encoding (2Fe-2S)-binding protein, producing MSGEIICRCNDVTREEIEALIDSGVTELEELKRLLRVGMGPCQGRTCLPLVVSILARKTGKKPEEISLPKARVPVRPVRVDALVGGDDE from the coding sequence ATGTCCGGGGAGATAATCTGCCGTTGCAACGACGTAACCCGGGAGGAAATAGAAGCGCTCATCGATTCCGGCGTCACGGAGCTCGAAGAGCTGAAGAGGCTCCTCCGCGTTGGAATGGGACCCTGTCAGGGGAGGACGTGCCTGCCTCTGGTGGTCAGCATACTCGCCAGAAAGACGGGAAAGAAGCCGGAAGAGATAAGCCTGCCAAAGGCGAGGGTTCCCGTCCGGCCGGTTAGGGTGGACGCTCTGGTCGGTGGTGACGATGAGTAG
- a CDS encoding FAD-binding oxidoreductase produces the protein MSRIAVIGGGIIGVATAYELAKLGEEVILFEKNYFGSGSTFRCATGIRQQFTDVANIRLMKYSVERWKGLEEELGSETGFTQTGYLFLATDEEEVEAFKNNIRLQNRLGVPTRLITPEEAKEIVPILNTEPFVAGAWNPTDGKANPFKTLFAYLMKAREMGVDARERTEVTGLEREGESITSVRFRKGSGTESVRVDAVINATNAWAPFINEMAGLKRSLVPIKAYKHQLIKTEPLERGQAEPLVCPPSWKDAYIIQDGEDGGIICGAGIEHEASGLNDYEPTYDFLRGVLRYAVRIAPPLRYAHVIRQWAGHYAKTPDSNPAIGRLLENYYVAAGFSGHGFMMAPAVAEAMAELVSKGRSKVPLDWEWYDPLRFERGELRTSAFQIG, from the coding sequence ATGAGTAGGATAGCGGTCATCGGCGGGGGAATAATCGGCGTGGCGACGGCCTACGAGCTGGCAAAACTCGGGGAGGAGGTGATCCTCTTCGAGAAGAACTACTTCGGTTCGGGTTCGACCTTCCGCTGCGCCACCGGGATAAGGCAGCAGTTCACGGACGTGGCGAACATCAGGCTCATGAAGTATTCGGTCGAGAGGTGGAAGGGGCTTGAGGAGGAGCTCGGGTCCGAGACGGGCTTTACCCAGACCGGGTACCTGTTTCTGGCGACGGACGAGGAGGAGGTAGAGGCCTTTAAGAACAACATAAGGCTCCAGAACCGCCTTGGGGTTCCAACGAGGCTTATAACACCCGAGGAGGCGAAGGAGATAGTGCCCATACTCAACACCGAGCCCTTCGTCGCCGGGGCATGGAACCCCACGGACGGGAAGGCCAACCCCTTCAAAACGCTCTTCGCCTACCTCATGAAAGCCCGTGAGATGGGAGTCGATGCGAGGGAGCGAACAGAAGTCACGGGGCTTGAAAGGGAGGGGGAGTCCATAACCTCCGTGAGGTTTAGAAAAGGAAGCGGAACGGAGAGCGTCAGGGTCGATGCGGTTATCAACGCTACCAACGCATGGGCACCGTTCATCAACGAGATGGCAGGTCTGAAGAGAAGTCTGGTGCCGATAAAGGCCTACAAGCACCAGCTCATCAAGACGGAGCCCCTTGAAAGGGGTCAGGCCGAGCCTCTGGTCTGCCCGCCAAGCTGGAAGGACGCGTACATAATTCAGGACGGGGAGGACGGCGGAATAATCTGCGGTGCCGGGATAGAGCATGAGGCGAGCGGTCTGAACGATTACGAACCCACCTACGACTTCCTGCGCGGTGTACTGAGGTACGCGGTCAGAATAGCCCCGCCCCTGCGCTACGCCCACGTCATCAGGCAGTGGGCCGGCCACTACGCAAAGACCCCCGACAGCAACCCGGCAATTGGAAGGCTCCTCGAGAACTACTACGTTGCCGCAGGCTTCTCAGGGCACGGTTTCATGATGGCCCCGGCGGTGGCCGAGGCGATGGCGGAGCTCGTATCAAAGGGCCGCTCGAAGGTCCCGCTCGACTGGGAGTGGTACGACCCCCTCCGCTTCGAGAGGGGTGAGCTCCGCACGAGTGCCTTCCAGATCGGTTAA
- a CDS encoding ribonuclease P protein component 4, whose amino-acid sequence MSKKFIRQKEQREKRRIARQRINILFTLAERVFEYEPELANRYVEIALAVHQKARVRIPRKWKRRYCKRCHSFLVPGVNARVRLRERPYPHVVIKCLSCGHVMRYPYLREQKERRRKG is encoded by the coding sequence ATGTCCAAAAAGTTCATCCGCCAGAAGGAGCAGAGGGAGAAACGCAGGATAGCCCGCCAGAGGATAAACATCCTCTTCACTCTTGCGGAGAGGGTCTTTGAGTACGAACCCGAGCTCGCGAACAGGTACGTCGAGATAGCCCTCGCCGTTCACCAGAAGGCAAGGGTGAGGATTCCCCGGAAGTGGAAGCGCCGCTACTGTAAGAGGTGCCACTCCTTTCTCGTTCCGGGGGTTAACGCACGCGTAAGGCTAAGGGAGAGGCCCTATCCCCATGTTGTCATCAAGTGCCTCAGCTGTGGTCATGTCATGCGCTATCCCTACCTGAGGGAGCAGAAGGAAAGGCGGAGGAAAGGTTAG
- a CDS encoding cyclase family protein: MIVDLSLSLSEETPVYPGDPPIDVKLWAVIERDGYYMNALKLGEHSGTHVDAPAHFIPGGKTIDEMPLEKFIGKGLVLDVRGGTGSVKLEEIPDEGYYDRVVLFLTGGRDLSPEVALFLVAEGIRAVGIDSLSIGDEAVHRILLSEEVPIFEGLTNLESLLDRQFTFVALPLKIEGGSGSPVRAIAVVE, encoded by the coding sequence ATGATAGTGGACCTTTCCCTTTCCCTGTCCGAGGAAACGCCCGTCTACCCGGGGGATCCGCCGATCGACGTAAAGCTGTGGGCCGTCATCGAAAGGGACGGCTACTACATGAACGCCCTGAAGCTCGGGGAGCACTCGGGCACGCACGTCGATGCGCCGGCCCACTTCATCCCCGGCGGGAAGACGATAGACGAGATGCCCCTCGAGAAGTTCATCGGGAAGGGCCTCGTTCTTGACGTCCGCGGGGGCACGGGGAGCGTGAAGCTCGAGGAGATACCGGACGAAGGTTACTACGACAGGGTAGTGCTCTTCCTGACGGGCGGCAGGGACCTCTCGCCGGAGGTGGCGCTGTTCCTGGTTGCCGAAGGGATAAGGGCGGTGGGAATCGATTCCCTGAGCATCGGCGACGAGGCGGTTCACAGGATACTCCTCAGCGAGGAGGTGCCCATTTTCGAGGGCCTCACGAATCTGGAGTCCCTTTTAGACAGGCAGTTCACCTTCGTGGCGCTCCCCCTGAAGATAGAGGGCGGTTCGGGAAGCCCCGTGAGGGCGATTGCCGTAGTGGAGTGA